Proteins encoded within one genomic window of Aerococcus viridans:
- a CDS encoding SAM-dependent methyltransferase encodes MLVEKMAVKKFLDTYPRELFEESFKIVFNDKSKEEIKVGEGEVGFTIILNESFNKKDFLKDPSIVLGEAYMDKKIEVEGDLYKCLSMIMHIRKELLEKIKTLEKNEPRRNDVSKEKQEQEVKSHYDLGNDFYKLWLDETMNYSCAYFKNPDDTLYQAQSNKVNHIINKLQLKDGMSLLDIGCGWGDLLIVAAKKYNIKGTGITLSQEQYKGFKSRIEEEGLEDRLDVKLMDYRDLKDSKLLFDRVVSVGMIEHVGNENYGLFLDNVKAVLKTKGVFLLHFISGGKESGTDKWMDKYIFPGGVIPSLREIIFKGVDRDFNVIDVESLRRHYIKTLLCWHDNFTKEEDTVKEMFDERFVRMWRLYLLACAANFNVGGIDLHQIVFTNGVNNTLAMTR; translated from the coding sequence TTGTTAGTAGAAAAAATGGCAGTAAAAAAATTTCTCGATACTTATCCTAGAGAATTATTCGAAGAGAGTTTTAAAATAGTATTTAATGACAAATCAAAAGAAGAAATAAAAGTTGGAGAGGGAGAAGTAGGGTTTACAATTATATTAAATGAATCATTTAACAAAAAAGATTTTTTAAAAGATCCATCTATAGTACTTGGTGAAGCATATATGGACAAGAAAATAGAAGTGGAGGGAGATCTTTACAAATGCCTTAGTATGATAATGCACATAAGAAAAGAATTGTTGGAAAAAATTAAAACATTAGAAAAAAATGAACCTAGGAGAAATGATGTATCCAAGGAAAAGCAAGAACAAGAAGTAAAATCACACTATGATTTGGGAAATGATTTTTATAAATTATGGTTAGATGAGACTATGAATTATTCTTGTGCTTATTTTAAAAATCCAGATGACACTCTTTATCAAGCCCAATCTAATAAAGTAAATCACATAATTAATAAATTACAATTAAAAGATGGTATGTCTTTACTAGATATTGGATGTGGATGGGGTGACTTGTTAATAGTAGCAGCTAAAAAATACAATATAAAAGGAACAGGCATCACATTAAGTCAAGAACAGTACAAGGGATTTAAAAGTAGAATTGAAGAAGAAGGTCTTGAGGATCGGTTAGATGTCAAATTGATGGATTACAGAGATCTTAAAGATTCAAAACTATTATTTGATAGAGTAGTAAGTGTAGGCATGATAGAACATGTAGGAAATGAAAATTATGGTTTGTTTTTAGACAATGTAAAGGCTGTATTAAAAACAAAAGGAGTGTTTTTATTACACTTCATAAGTGGTGGCAAAGAAAGTGGAACAGACAAGTGGATGGATAAATATATATTTCCAGGTGGAGTTATACCGAGCCTAAGGGAAATAATATTTAAAGGTGTTGACAGAGATTTTAATGTAATTGATGTTGAAAGTCTAAGAAGACATTATATTAAAACATTACTTTGTTGGCATGATAACTTTACTAAAGAAGAAGATACTGTTAAAGAGATGTTCGATGAACGTTTTGTAAGAATGTGGAGATTATATTTACTTGCATGTGCAGCTAACTTTAATGTAGGGGGAATTGATTTACATCAAATAGTTTTCACCAATGGAGTTAATAACACTCTAGCAATGACTAGATAA
- a CDS encoding VOC family protein, protein MTEIIEKLHHITAIVGAPNQVLTFYRDILGLRLVKKTLNYDDPFTYHLYFGNNEADAGTIITFFPWENDRLGQLGDGQLATNSFAIPAGSLDFWANRLEVKGIQFSRGSRFDNETILVKDFHHLNIELVEKNWGKANTYAVDDITPETAIQGFAGAVLYSHRPDHTIELFDQIFGWHKVGEDDQYIRLQAPGKRKEWLDIRKTADSFGKMAIGTVHHIAFEVADEEALNYWLEVAQQRGYHTSNIKNRDYFKSLYFRERGGILIELATAGPGFTWNETVEELGSQLFYPAKHEAIIDQIKAKLTPLDF, encoded by the coding sequence GTGACTGAAATCATTGAAAAATTGCACCATATCACTGCTATTGTTGGCGCCCCTAACCAAGTGTTGACATTTTACCGTGACATCCTGGGTCTTCGTTTAGTCAAGAAAACACTAAATTACGACGACCCTTTCACTTACCACCTATATTTCGGTAACAATGAAGCTGACGCCGGGACCATCATTACCTTCTTCCCTTGGGAAAATGACCGCCTTGGTCAATTGGGTGACGGTCAATTGGCGACCAATTCTTTTGCTATTCCAGCTGGTAGTTTAGATTTCTGGGCTAACCGCTTGGAAGTCAAAGGCATTCAATTTTCCCGTGGCAGCCGTTTTGACAATGAGACAATTCTCGTCAAAGATTTCCATCATTTGAATATTGAGCTGGTTGAAAAGAATTGGGGCAAGGCTAATACTTACGCAGTCGACGACATTACGCCTGAGACGGCTATTCAAGGTTTTGCTGGTGCGGTTTTATATAGTCACCGCCCTGACCATACGATTGAATTGTTCGACCAAATTTTCGGTTGGCATAAGGTGGGCGAGGACGACCAATATATCCGTCTACAAGCACCTGGCAAACGGAAGGAATGGCTAGATATTCGAAAAACTGCTGATTCTTTTGGTAAAATGGCTATCGGTACAGTTCACCACATTGCCTTTGAAGTGGCGGACGAAGAGGCCTTAAACTATTGGCTAGAAGTAGCCCAACAACGTGGTTACCACACTAGCAATATCAAGAACCGTGACTATTTCAAATCCTTATACTTCCGCGAGCGCGGTGGAATTTTGATTGAATTAGCGACTGCTGGCCCCGGTTTTACTTGGAACGAAACGGTTGAAGAACTGGGTAGCCAATTATTCTACCCAGCCAAACATGAGGCGATTATCGACCAAATTAAAGCCAAATTGACACCCCTAGATTTCTAA
- a CDS encoding BglG family transcription antiterminator: MTNASDEEIYWIYKIVSLFKEKMDVAFNPNLFLTLTDHILFAIHQQKQDPNLMNPMQWEIKRIYPKEYAIAEEAVDLVRQKLSPNFPQTEVAAITLHFVNAQLDRTANQSAYEQMALTNDIIRIVEFATNIHIDENSVYFQRFVTHIRYYLIRQGQEQENDQPVKNDRMVELAFISYPKEKEAADKIKEYLLEAKGWQVNDMELLYLILHIGNLVSHSANRKK, from the coding sequence ATGACAAATGCCAGTGATGAAGAAATATATTGGATTTATAAAATCGTATCCTTATTTAAAGAAAAAATGGATGTAGCCTTTAATCCCAATCTCTTCCTCACACTTACCGATCATATCTTGTTTGCGATACATCAGCAAAAACAAGATCCCAATTTGATGAATCCCATGCAATGGGAAATCAAAAGAATTTACCCTAAAGAGTATGCAATCGCTGAAGAAGCGGTGGACTTGGTCCGACAAAAATTGTCACCGAATTTTCCGCAAACAGAAGTCGCTGCAATCACCCTGCATTTTGTAAACGCGCAACTGGACCGAACGGCCAACCAATCTGCTTATGAACAGATGGCATTGACCAACGATATTATTCGTATCGTTGAGTTCGCAACGAATATCCACATCGATGAAAATTCAGTTTATTTTCAGCGGTTTGTCACCCATATTCGTTACTACTTAATACGCCAGGGACAAGAGCAAGAAAATGACCAACCGGTTAAAAATGACCGAATGGTGGAATTGGCCTTCATTTCCTATCCTAAAGAGAAAGAAGCAGCCGATAAAATTAAGGAATACCTATTAGAAGCCAAGGGCTGGCAAGTCAATGATATGGAATTATTATATTTAATCCTACATATTGGCAATCTCGTTAGTCACTCAGCTAATAGAAAAAAATAA
- a CDS encoding ABC transporter ATP-binding protein → MSDIILRTENLKKAYPTASGKPYEAVKGISIAIKRGEIYGFLGPNGAGKSTTINMLTTQLQPSSGEIFVDGESLTKNPAAARLKIGVVAQHNNLDRGLTARENLIYHARYFGMDEETANNRADELLEKFGLTDRQNDYVASYSGGMAQRLKIARAIMHNPEIIFLDEPTTGLDPAYREILWEQMLELNRQGTTIFLTTHYMEEPEQLADTVAIVSQGEIKAIDTVENLKKMMPSNKIVYIQLSELKEAYANQANELPGIHHADIQDGILQLYPEHEAPDLNAILNWVNQLDTQLEDIRLSSTSLNDVFIYLTEDKEVK, encoded by the coding sequence ATGTCAGATATTATTTTAAGAACGGAAAACCTTAAAAAAGCTTATCCAACAGCTTCTGGTAAACCTTATGAAGCAGTAAAGGGTATTTCTATAGCAATTAAACGTGGGGAAATTTATGGTTTCTTAGGACCTAATGGTGCAGGAAAATCAACGACTATTAATATGTTAACAACTCAATTGCAACCTTCCTCTGGAGAGATTTTTGTGGATGGAGAATCTCTTACTAAAAATCCAGCTGCGGCTCGTTTAAAAATTGGGGTAGTTGCCCAACATAATAATTTAGATAGAGGGTTAACTGCAAGAGAAAACTTAATTTACCATGCCCGTTACTTTGGAATGGATGAAGAGACGGCCAATAACCGGGCGGATGAATTACTCGAAAAATTTGGATTAACTGACAGACAAAATGATTACGTAGCTTCATATTCTGGTGGAATGGCACAACGGTTAAAAATTGCACGGGCGATTATGCATAATCCAGAAATTATCTTTTTAGATGAACCAACTACTGGATTAGATCCAGCTTATCGCGAAATTTTGTGGGAGCAAATGCTTGAATTAAATCGTCAAGGAACCACAATCTTCCTAACCACTCACTATATGGAGGAGCCTGAACAACTTGCAGATACCGTTGCGATAGTCAGTCAAGGAGAAATTAAGGCGATTGACACAGTAGAAAATCTGAAGAAAATGATGCCTTCCAATAAAATTGTGTACATTCAACTGAGTGAATTAAAAGAGGCATACGCCAACCAAGCTAATGAACTACCAGGCATTCATCATGCAGATATTCAAGATGGGATCCTTCAGTTATATCCAGAACATGAGGCACCAGATTTAAATGCTATCTTGAATTGGGTTAATCAATTGGACACGCAATTAGAGGATATTAGATTAAGCTCAACTTCATTAAATGATGTGTTTATATACTTAACTGAAGACAAGGAGGTTAAATAA
- a CDS encoding DUF896 domain-containing protein has protein sequence MDSDQLLKRINELAAKKKASTITEEELVEQKELRQVYLKQFRSAFNDIILNTRVIDPEGTDVTPRAVRDAKKKQADKQETKTEESTNIDK, from the coding sequence ATGGATTCTGATCAATTATTAAAACGCATTAACGAGCTAGCTGCTAAGAAAAAAGCTAGCACGATCACTGAAGAAGAACTAGTGGAACAAAAAGAGTTGCGCCAAGTTTACTTGAAACAATTCCGTTCAGCCTTCAATGACATTATCTTAAACACGCGGGTAATCGACCCTGAGGGTACTGATGTGACACCGCGAGCCGTTCGCGACGCCAAGAAAAAACAAGCCGATAAACAAGAAACAAAGACTGAAGAATCAACAAATATAGATAAATAA
- a CDS encoding MFS transporter: MSNSYENSATMDATDKRPFGFRDIIGYFFGDFGCNLSYSVVTYYLTIFYVSYIGIEATHFAALMILIRVFDAVNDPLVGYFSDRIKPFKGDRYKPFILVGGPLLAIISAFMYFDTSSMGYGVQLAVCAISYVAWDFAYTLVNIPYGTLNSVVTDSSEGRTKLSTARSIGAGVAKLPVAIIPLIIYQDKVVDGQVVSQFQGQLMFPVMLGLGVVALISFFLLYANVEERVQPDMAQIKNQPSIFKTFKTLFSNRALIAQIIAGTAQTIFIYSASQLHQMTLQVKYNDGSLFSWFTLIEIAPLVIGVLLVTPLVRKFGKRQVIIVPLIGSLIIYGTMLLFPVENVYVWIGLMAVANMFTFGFQLLSWAMISDAIDYNEWKQGFRSDGSLYSSYIFCRKIGTAFSSAAVPLLIVFAAPSLELNNAATWTASNVSAIYNMSILFPLFGFGLVFIAYLLVFNISKEDYHEMQKDLGHTIDNG, encoded by the coding sequence ATGAGCAACTCGTACGAAAACTCGGCGACGATGGATGCAACTGATAAGCGCCCTTTTGGCTTCCGTGATATTATTGGTTACTTTTTTGGAGACTTTGGTTGTAATCTAAGTTATTCTGTTGTAACTTACTACCTTACAATTTTCTATGTATCTTACATTGGAATTGAAGCGACACACTTTGCTGCCTTAATGATTCTGATACGTGTATTTGATGCTGTGAATGATCCATTGGTTGGCTATTTCTCTGACCGGATTAAACCTTTTAAAGGTGACCGGTATAAACCATTCATTTTAGTTGGGGGTCCATTGCTAGCCATCATTTCAGCCTTTATGTACTTTGATACCTCATCAATGGGCTATGGTGTGCAGTTAGCTGTCTGTGCCATTTCTTATGTGGCTTGGGACTTTGCTTATACTTTAGTAAATATCCCTTATGGTACTTTAAACTCAGTAGTAACTGACTCATCTGAAGGTCGTACAAAACTTTCTACAGCACGTTCAATTGGTGCAGGGGTTGCCAAATTACCAGTAGCAATTATTCCGTTAATCATATATCAAGATAAAGTAGTCGACGGACAAGTCGTATCACAATTCCAAGGACAATTAATGTTCCCAGTAATGTTAGGTTTAGGGGTTGTCGCTTTAATCTCATTCTTCTTGTTATATGCAAATGTAGAAGAACGTGTACAGCCAGATATGGCACAAATCAAAAACCAACCGTCAATCTTCAAAACGTTCAAAACATTATTCTCAAACCGTGCCTTAATCGCCCAAATTATTGCCGGTACAGCACAAACAATCTTCATCTACTCAGCATCACAATTACACCAAATGACATTACAAGTTAAATACAACGATGGCTCATTATTCTCATGGTTCACCCTTATTGAAATTGCACCTTTAGTGATTGGGGTGTTATTGGTTACACCACTGGTACGTAAATTTGGTAAACGCCAAGTCATCATTGTACCTTTAATTGGTAGCTTGATAATCTATGGAACAATGTTATTATTCCCAGTGGAAAATGTTTACGTTTGGATTGGTTTGATGGCAGTCGCGAATATGTTTACATTCGGTTTCCAATTACTATCATGGGCAATGATTTCAGATGCAATTGACTACAACGAATGGAAACAAGGCTTCCGTTCAGACGGATCGTTATATTCTTCATATATCTTCTGTCGTAAAATCGGTACAGCATTCTCATCTGCAGCCGTACCGTTATTAATTGTATTCGCAGCCCCTTCATTAGAGTTGAATAATGCAGCAACTTGGACCGCATCAAATGTGAGTGCAATCTACAACATGTCAATCCTATTCCCATTGTTTGGATTTGGTTTGGTGTTTATTGCATACTTATTAGTATTTAACATCTCAAAAGAAGACTACCACGAAATGCAAAAAGACCTAGGTCATACAATTGACAATGGTTAA
- a CDS encoding ISL3 family transposase, with product MSHTSIIKQLCGIYDNNIDITIPKSMHLLPLEKYHEINHFVLHGVLTYKPKACMHCGVKNTGNRDIIKHGFKPAIIRLPNTATNPVLLKLQKQRFYCKHCAQTFIAETPLVEKFCCISKTIKSQISSELVETQSMRLIAKRYHVSSPTVARTLMKASMGLSPKGNYLPNHLGVDEFKSTNRVANAMSAVLVDTHNRRLIDIVVDRKQASLIDYFSSFTWTARSSVKTVSIDLYTPYLEVIRTCFPNAKIVIDRFHIVKLLNETINSIRIKVMNAIKTSRPSDYNKLKKQWKLLLKNAEDLNFTDTHYVRQFGEAISEQRIVDYLLSISHELLVTYTLMNELKYAISTHDINIFNEILRGTKNQTLPSRTRRTIRTLAKFLPYIHNALKYTVSNGPTEGINNKIKLIKRTGFGYSNFHHLRARILVQFKLNYKPSNPKPYTFDGMAS from the coding sequence ATGTCCCATACATCTATTATAAAACAACTTTGCGGTATTTACGACAATAATATTGATATTACAATACCAAAATCTATGCATCTGTTGCCACTTGAAAAGTATCATGAAATAAATCATTTCGTTTTACATGGGGTTCTTACGTACAAGCCTAAGGCTTGTATGCACTGTGGTGTAAAGAATACTGGTAATCGAGATATCATCAAACATGGCTTTAAACCAGCTATCATTCGATTACCGAACACAGCTACTAATCCTGTTTTACTTAAATTACAGAAGCAACGCTTTTATTGTAAACATTGTGCACAAACTTTTATCGCTGAAACACCATTAGTTGAAAAATTTTGCTGTATTTCTAAAACCATTAAAAGTCAAATTAGCTCCGAATTGGTTGAAACGCAATCTATGCGGTTAATCGCTAAACGTTATCATGTCTCTTCTCCAACAGTGGCCAGAACTTTAATGAAAGCAAGTATGGGACTATCACCTAAGGGAAATTATCTCCCGAATCACCTCGGTGTAGATGAGTTTAAATCGACTAATCGTGTAGCCAATGCGATGAGTGCTGTCCTTGTGGACACGCATAATAGAAGGCTAATTGATATTGTCGTTGATAGAAAACAAGCGTCGCTCATCGATTACTTTTCTTCTTTTACCTGGACTGCTCGAAGCAGCGTGAAGACAGTTTCGATTGATTTATATACACCTTATCTAGAGGTCATCCGCACATGTTTCCCTAATGCGAAGATTGTCATTGATCGATTCCATATAGTAAAGCTGTTGAATGAAACAATCAATTCTATTCGTATTAAAGTGATGAATGCTATCAAAACAAGCCGTCCATCGGACTACAATAAACTCAAAAAACAATGGAAATTGTTGTTAAAGAACGCTGAAGATTTAAATTTCACGGATACACATTATGTTCGTCAATTTGGTGAAGCGATATCAGAACAACGTATTGTTGATTATCTTTTGAGTATCTCACACGAACTTTTAGTTACTTATACCCTGATGAATGAACTAAAATATGCCATTTCAACTCATGATATCAATATTTTCAATGAAATCCTACGTGGGACTAAGAACCAAACTTTGCCAAGTCGTACGAGAAGAACTATCAGAACATTAGCCAAATTCTTGCCTTATATACATAACGCTTTAAAATATACTGTATCAAATGGTCCTACCGAAGGTATTAATAATAAAATTAAATTAATTAAACGAACAGGTTTTGGATATTCGAACTTCCATCATTTACGTGCAAGAATTTTAGTCCAATTCAAATTAAATTACAAACCATCCAATCCTAAACCTTATACATTTGATGGGATGGCAAGCTAA
- a CDS encoding alpha/beta hydrolase: MSYEYIYQAGENQAEANTLLLLHGTGGTERDLLDIAQFIDPKANILSLRGNEPEGAMNRFFKRHGEGNLDIENLKYHAKDLYNFIGALAAEKGFDPAKVVPIGYSNGANIAGGVLYLYDNPFRGAILLHPMVPFRDETMPNLTHTPVFIGAGFNDPICAPSESEELKTSLESAGSPVTLHWENYGHSLSMPELQAAKGWYATAVG, encoded by the coding sequence ATGAGTTACGAATATATTTATCAAGCAGGAGAAAACCAAGCCGAAGCCAACACCCTACTACTTCTACACGGTACAGGCGGAACTGAGCGCGACCTACTAGACATTGCCCAATTCATCGATCCCAAGGCCAACATCCTATCATTACGTGGTAACGAGCCTGAAGGAGCAATGAATCGTTTCTTCAAACGCCACGGTGAAGGCAACTTAGACATCGAAAACTTGAAATACCATGCTAAAGACCTGTATAATTTCATAGGAGCCTTGGCCGCAGAGAAAGGGTTCGATCCAGCTAAAGTAGTGCCAATTGGTTACTCAAATGGCGCAAATATTGCTGGCGGTGTTTTATACCTATATGACAATCCTTTTAGGGGCGCGATTTTACTCCACCCTATGGTACCATTTAGAGATGAAACGATGCCAAACTTGACCCATACACCTGTCTTTATTGGTGCTGGTTTCAACGACCCAATCTGTGCACCAAGCGAAAGTGAAGAACTTAAAACCAGCCTAGAATCAGCTGGTAGCCCAGTTACCCTTCACTGGGAAAACTATGGCCATTCCTTATCTATGCCTGAGTTACAAGCAGCGAAAGGATGGTACGCTACCGCTGTTGGCTAA
- a CDS encoding ABC transporter permease, protein MASKRTNNISWTAFKAMVKRDLVIQWRDKGEFIFRVAMLPFVLILLYGYILPRIGILDESFPNQMFPGMVGMSLVITGIHGTAIPLSMDFNNTRAIEDRLLAPVDVRIIALSKMFVGILESWIGALIVLPISLLFMGTNLNIQMTLDDLPLFLLILVLAGITSASLGLLVGTIVKPHQIAAMFPGFLMPLVFTGGVFFTWQALEATPWFQYLVLINPLVYVNEAIRYVLTPQLPSFPIMMSLVGMVVVAFIMAYFGFKRFTNMSQGTLK, encoded by the coding sequence ATGGCGAGTAAACGAACAAATAATATTTCGTGGACAGCTTTTAAGGCTATGGTAAAACGAGACTTGGTAATTCAATGGCGTGATAAAGGTGAGTTTATTTTCCGTGTGGCCATGCTACCATTTGTTTTGATTCTTCTATACGGATATATTTTACCTAGAATTGGTATATTAGATGAGTCTTTCCCTAATCAAATGTTTCCGGGTATGGTAGGGATGAGTTTAGTTATTACTGGTATTCATGGAACTGCCATTCCTTTATCAATGGATTTCAATAATACACGAGCGATTGAGGACCGTTTATTAGCACCAGTTGATGTTAGAATTATTGCATTATCTAAAATGTTTGTAGGTATACTAGAATCTTGGATTGGCGCGTTAATCGTTTTGCCAATTTCCCTTTTATTCATGGGCACAAATTTAAATATTCAAATGACGTTGGATGACTTACCTTTATTCTTATTAATTCTCGTTTTAGCAGGAATTACTTCTGCAAGTTTAGGGTTATTGGTAGGGACAATTGTAAAACCACATCAAATTGCTGCGATGTTCCCTGGTTTCCTAATGCCCCTAGTCTTTACGGGTGGCGTATTCTTTACTTGGCAAGCACTAGAAGCCACTCCTTGGTTCCAATACCTTGTACTGATTAACCCGTTAGTATATGTAAATGAAGCTATTCGGTACGTTTTAACACCGCAACTACCAAGCTTCCCAATTATGATGAGTCTGGTTGGTATGGTTGTTGTAGCATTTATTATGGCTTACTTTGGCTTTAAACGATTTACAAATATGAGCCAAGGAACATTGAAATAG
- the ilvA gene encoding threonine ammonia-lyase IlvA produces MVKSVNKEKVLGAYKKLQSVVKQTPLQYDQYLSDKYKANIYLKREDLQVVRSFKLRGAYYSISELSEKDLAKGVICASAGNHAQGVAFACNEKQVMATIYMPNTTPAQKINQVKYFGGDYVNIVIEGDTFDECSQAAHEFGAENQMTFIEPYDDENVIAGQGSLAVEIHHSLTADGETADYVLVPIGGGGLISGVSAYVREAMPETKIVGVEPAGAASMKLALDQGQPTALEKVNKFADGTAVGKVGDITFQYAKDNIDRIETVEEGKIAGTIIDLYTKQAIVAEPSGALTVSALDNMAEDLVGKTVVCIISGGNNDINRMAEIEEKALIYSGTKQYFVVNFPQRPGALREFVTDVLGPDDDIAKFEYTKKISRSNGPALVGILLGDYETLPGLLERLKNFDANYISVSENPTLYEFLV; encoded by the coding sequence ATGGTCAAAAGTGTCAATAAGGAGAAGGTACTGGGTGCCTACAAAAAATTACAGTCGGTCGTCAAGCAGACACCTTTACAATATGATCAATATTTATCTGATAAGTATAAGGCCAACATTTATTTGAAACGTGAGGACTTGCAAGTTGTGCGTTCATTTAAATTAAGAGGTGCCTACTATTCAATTAGTGAACTCAGTGAAAAAGATCTAGCTAAAGGTGTTATCTGTGCCTCAGCCGGCAACCACGCCCAAGGGGTAGCCTTTGCTTGTAACGAAAAGCAAGTAATGGCAACGATTTATATGCCGAATACGACACCCGCTCAAAAAATTAACCAAGTAAAATATTTTGGTGGCGACTATGTGAATATTGTGATTGAAGGAGATACTTTCGATGAGTGTAGCCAAGCTGCGCATGAATTTGGTGCTGAAAACCAGATGACCTTTATTGAACCTTACGATGATGAAAATGTCATTGCAGGCCAAGGGTCATTAGCTGTTGAAATCCACCACAGCCTAACTGCCGATGGGGAAACTGCCGACTATGTCTTAGTGCCTATCGGTGGGGGTGGATTGATTTCTGGTGTTTCTGCATATGTCCGTGAAGCCATGCCTGAAACCAAAATTGTTGGTGTTGAACCAGCCGGTGCAGCATCCATGAAACTAGCCCTTGACCAAGGTCAGCCGACAGCACTTGAGAAAGTGAACAAATTCGCGGATGGTACAGCGGTTGGTAAGGTAGGGGACATCACCTTCCAATATGCGAAAGACAATATCGACCGCATTGAAACAGTCGAAGAAGGTAAGATTGCGGGTACTATCATTGACTTGTACACCAAGCAAGCCATCGTAGCCGAACCTTCAGGTGCCTTGACCGTATCTGCCCTAGATAATATGGCTGAAGACCTTGTTGGCAAAACAGTTGTCTGCATCATTTCTGGTGGTAATAACGACATCAACCGCATGGCCGAAATTGAGGAAAAAGCATTGATTTATTCAGGAACTAAACAGTATTTTGTAGTGAATTTCCCGCAACGACCAGGTGCATTAAGAGAATTTGTAACAGACGTTTTAGGGCCGGACGATGATATCGCTAAGTTTGAATATACCAAGAAAATTTCCAGGTCAAATGGCCCAGCTCTAGTCGGTATCCTGCTGGGTGATTATGAAACCCTACCCGGTTTATTAGAAAGGTTGAAAAATTTCGACGCCAATTACATTTCGGTATCTGAAAATCCGACATTATATGAATTTTTAGTCTAA
- the tsaB gene encoding tRNA (adenosine(37)-N6)-threonylcarbamoyltransferase complex dimerization subunit type 1 TsaB, with amino-acid sequence MKTLAIDTSTQALSVALRDGDQVVTETTTNTKIKHSTQLLPLIDSMFKLIGWQPSDLEGIVVTEGPGSYTGLRIGVTAAKTMANTLNIPLFTLPTLMALAGNVQATSGPALIVPFIDARRKTAFATVYLREGNRFTPLFTTLHGQFSQFLDQVEAYLKDNPDLQSLPLNFVSPDIEAFRQDIEAKFGEEAIIFPSESGLIHAGHLGALPLKQVDVDTFIPDYAKLSEAEENWVAQNPEEAKADEGTYVERTN; translated from the coding sequence ATGAAAACTTTAGCAATTGATACATCAACTCAAGCTCTTAGTGTCGCCCTACGTGATGGGGACCAGGTTGTGACAGAAACGACCACCAATACCAAAATTAAACATTCAACCCAGTTGCTCCCCTTAATTGACAGTATGTTCAAATTAATCGGTTGGCAACCAAGTGACCTTGAAGGCATTGTTGTTACAGAGGGACCGGGCTCTTATACAGGATTGCGGATTGGGGTAACAGCAGCCAAAACCATGGCCAACACGCTAAACATTCCCTTGTTTACCTTACCAACCCTGATGGCGTTAGCGGGCAACGTACAAGCAACCAGTGGCCCAGCTTTAATCGTCCCATTCATCGATGCCAGAAGAAAGACGGCTTTTGCGACTGTTTACCTTAGAGAAGGCAACCGTTTTACGCCACTATTCACAACATTGCACGGCCAATTTTCCCAGTTTTTAGACCAGGTTGAGGCCTACTTAAAAGACAATCCGGACTTACAAAGCTTACCGCTGAATTTTGTCAGCCCTGATATTGAAGCCTTCCGCCAAGACATTGAAGCCAAATTTGGTGAAGAAGCCATTATTTTCCCAAGTGAATCAGGTTTGATCCATGCTGGCCACCTAGGTGCATTACCACTGAAACAAGTGGACGTTGATACCTTTATTCCGGATTATGCAAAATTATCAGAAGCTGAAGAAAACTGGGTCGCTCAAAATCCTGAGGAGGCTAAGGCAGATGAAGGCACGTACGTGGAGAGAACAAATTAA